The Thermodesulfobacteriota bacterium genome segment TTTCAGACTAATTATGACTTTGAGCTTCAATATATCGCGAAACGTGTACCAATACTTTTTGCCATCTCTGGTGGGCGCCACCAATCCTATTTTTACCCAGTATTTTAACTGATTGGCGCTGGCGCCACTGACGCGCAAAACCAAATCGGTTGGGAATTGAGTTGTTGAGGTCATGTTTGGTTGAAAACCTGTCAGTTTTTGAACATTTTTCAACTAATAAGACAGAAGCAAGCCCAGGTCAAGAAAAAACAAGCTGAAAACGAACCGCAAGCGCATGCCAAGCTCAACAGTGAAAGGATTATTAAATTTTTACTGCAATACGTTTACCCCGTCAAGGAATCAATTGACACACCATCCCGATTTTGCTATAAAAACAGCATAAAAAAATAACTTCCTGGCCTTTTCTTACGGATGGTATGAAACCAAAATACCAACCACCCTATACCATCACCCCGGCGATTGTGAATCTGGTTGCCGAGATCGGCGAAACCATAGGCCGCTACACCGTGCTGGCTGAACAGAACCTGACACCGCGCCTGCGCCGGGAGAACCGCATCCGTACCATCCAGGCCTCGCTGGCTATTGAGAACAACTCGCTCACCCTTGAACAGGTGACCGCCGTTATCGAGGGGAAGCGGGTGTTGGGGCACCCCCGCGAGATTCAGGAAGTACGCAATGCCTTTGCGACCTACGAAGCCATGGAAGACTGGGACGCCAGTACCGAGAAAGACCTGCTGACGGCTCACGAGTTACTGATGCGTGGGCTGGTGGATGAAACGGGTCGATATCGATCCGGCGGGGTCGGCATTTTCCGGGGAGAGCAACTGGTACACATGGCTCCTCCTGCTGATCGTGTGCCCAACCTGATGGCAAACCTGCTTGATTGGCTGGAAAACACCACCGAACATCCGTTGGTGGCCAGTTGCGTCTTTCATTACGAGTTGGAGTTTATCCACCCCTTTGCCGACGGCAACGGGCGGATGGGACGGTTGTGGCAAACCCTGATCCTCCGCAACTGGAAGCCGTTGCTGGCTTACCTGCCGGTGGAGACGGTGATCCGGGATCGACAGGAAGACTATTACCGGGTACTCACGGTAGCCGACCAGCAGGCAGACGCCACTCCATTTATCGAATTCATGCTGAACGCGTTGCGCGATGCCGTGCGCGAGGCTGCGGCGACCGACCAAGTAGCCGATCAAGTAACCGACCAAGTAGCGGTATTGATCCGCTTGATCGGGACCGGCGAAATGGGCAGCAACGATTTGATGCAGGCTTTGGGTCTATCACACCGTCCCACGTTCCGGAATAACCACCTCAACCCGGCCCTCGAGGCCGAATGGATCGAGCGCACTCAACCCGATTCCCCACGCAGCCCGACTCAACGTTATCGGTTGACCGGTAAAGGCCGGCGTTGGCTGCTCCACCATGCCGACGAGCAGAAAAGGGAAACGCGCGGCTAACCCGCCTGCCTCCTGGCCGCCTCTTCAAATCCGGAGCCGCCGATGGTCACGTTCAGGCCTAGGTCCCGATACACTTCGGCCGGCATTTCCAGGAAAAACGGCGCCATGGCTTCGGTGGTCTTCAAGGGCCAGTCCAGGCCGAGCCAGTCGTATTTGCTTTCGCACCAGTTGTGAAACGGCAGCAGGTCGATCCGGGCCGGCGCATGCGGCAGGCCGGCCAAGAACCGGGCGGCGGCCTTGTGGAAGGCCGGATCATCGTTATAGCCGGGAACGACCGGAATTCTGACCCAGACATCGGCGCCGGCGGCCGATAGTTTCTCCAGGTTTTCCAGAATAAGACGATTGTCGACGCCGGTGCCGGCCTTGTGGCGCTCCGGATCCAGGTGTTTGAGGTCAAACAGGATAATATCGGTCATGGGCAGAAGCGCCGCCAGGCTTTCCCAGGCGCAGAAGCCGTTGGTGTCCAGGCAGGTGTGAATTCCCCGGCGTTTGGCTTCGGTCA includes the following:
- a CDS encoding Fic family protein — protein: MKPKYQPPYTITPAIVNLVAEIGETIGRYTVLAEQNLTPRLRRENRIRTIQASLAIENNSLTLEQVTAVIEGKRVLGHPREIQEVRNAFATYEAMEDWDASTEKDLLTAHELLMRGLVDETGRYRSGGVGIFRGEQLVHMAPPADRVPNLMANLLDWLENTTEHPLVASCVFHYELEFIHPFADGNGRMGRLWQTLILRNWKPLLAYLPVETVIRDRQEDYYRVLTVADQQADATPFIEFMLNALRDAVREAAATDQVADQVTDQVAVLIRLIGTGEMGSNDLMQALGLSHRPTFRNNHLNPALEAEWIERTQPDSPRSPTQRYRLTGKGRRWLLHHADEQKRETRG
- a CDS encoding glycyl-radical enzyme activating protein; the encoded protein is MDQPTCLVTDIQRYSVNDGPGFRTNVYLKGCPLKCAWCHNPETISAEPDLLWKRRQCVQCGACLDACDRDAVVPPIPPEQARQEGSTYWKINRERCNRCLKCVDACAYDALTVSGRPMTVADIMAEVEADLVFYNTSGGGMTLSGGEPTSHGDFALALLTEAKRRGIHTCLDTNGFCAWESLAALLPMTDIILFDLKHLDPERHKAGTGVDNRLILENLEKLSAAGADVWVRIPVVPGYNDDPAFHKAAARFLAGLPHAPARIDLLPFHNWCESKYDWLGLDWPLKTTEAMAPFFLEMPAEVYRDLGLNVTIGGSGFEEAARRQAG